From a single Porites lutea chromosome 10, jaPorLute2.1, whole genome shotgun sequence genomic region:
- the LOC140949444 gene encoding uncharacterized protein: MKKAWLVKIRRDEGESFTVSEHTRVCSLHFTASDYRTTLGGKTVLKDDAVPSVFSWATPVKQRLSRTSSFGLGNVGAKEPCENCQEKDRDISRLETTLQEKDNEIQVLMSIFLTIKRSSESMLFSFKRFDGSDDDIHFYTGFQNSASYREFMTYVLCHAEDMSYWSPNVHVTLSNSVENTQMSSKSTGYTERALSKMDELFLTLVKLRLGLPLHHVANLFNISSSTVSRVFTSWINLLYFVLGSINFWLPKHVIQETMPDSFRKFPSTRVILDATEFQIQTPSSLLRQSRVFSQYKSTTTAKALLGIAPSGSVTFVSQLYTGGISDKEITKQSGILSLLETGDNVMADRGFVINDLLEPLGCTLNIPPFLNNQGQFTEDQVKETQEIPNVRIHVERAISRIKTFKILQNVFPINQTGLLNQIWTVCALLVNFQTPIMAQDS, encoded by the coding sequence ATGAAGAAGGCATGGCTGGTAAAAATACGTCGTGATGAAGGAGAATCATTTACTGTATCGGAGCACACTCGAGTGTGTTCTCTTCATTTTACTGCGAGCGATTATCGAACAACACTTGGTGGCAAAACAGTTCTCAAGGACGATGCAGTTCCGTCAGTATTTTCCTGGGCAACACCAGTCAAACAGCGGTTGTCAAGGACAAGTTCATTTGGGCTTGGAAATGTGGGAGCGAAAGAACCATGCGAGAACTGTCAGGAGAAGGACCGTGATATCTCGCGGCTTGAGACAACGCTTCAAGAAAAGGATAATGAAATACAGGTTTTGATGTCTATTTTTCTAACGATAAAAAGAAGTTCTGAGAGTatgttgttttcatttaaacgATTTGATGGTAGTGATGACGATATCCACTTTTATACTGGCTTccaaaattcagccagctacaGAGAATTTATGACTTATGTTTTATGTCATGCTGAAGACATGAGTTACTGGAGCCCAAATGTTCATGTGACCTTGTCTAATAGTGTTGAGAATACACAAATGTCTAGTAAGAGTACAGGTTATACTGAGAGAGCTTTATCAAAGATGGATGAACTTTTTCTGACCCTTGTGAAACTACGTTTGGGTCTTCCTTTGCACCACGTTGCTAACTTATTCAACATTTCTAGTTCCACAGTTTCAAGGGTATTTACATCATGGATcaatttgctttattttgtgTTGGGATCTATCAATTTCTGGTTGCCGAAACATGTCATTCAAGAAACAATGCCCGATAGCTTTAGGAAATTTCCTTCAACAAGGGTGATCCTTGATGCCACTGAATTCCAGATCCAGACACCTTCCTCTTTGTTGAGGCAATCTCGAGTTTTCTCACAGTATAAAAGTACCACTACAGCTAAAGCACTGTTGGGTATTGCACCTTCAGGTAGTGTTACGTTTGTATCTCAGTTGTATACTGGAGGCATATCAGACAAGGAAATCACTAAACAGTCTGGAATTCTCTCATTGCTTGAAACAGGAGACAATGTAATGGCTGATAGAGGTTTTGTTATAAATGACCTCCTTGAGCCTCTTGGGTGTACTTTGAATATACCTCCATTCCTTAATAACCAGGGTCAGTTTACAGAAGATCAAGTAAAAGAGACACAGGAAATCCCAAATGTGAGAATACATGTTGAGAGGGCAATAAGCAGAATCAAGACATTCAAAATCCTGCAAAATGTATTTCCTATTAATCAGACTGGTTTGCTTAATCAAATCTGGACAGTCTGTGCACTTTTGGTCAATTTTCAGACACCAATCATGGCACAAGACTCCTAA